In one window of Candidatus Scalindua sp. DNA:
- a CDS encoding insulinase family protein, whose amino-acid sequence MFIGITTQYTVVMKKISLLLCIVLILSCTGFQKKEFGIRYEKFTLENGLEVILHEDHSDPIVAVATLIHVGSSREKLGKTGFAHFFEHMAFHDSENVPIGANRKLITEWGGARNGGTWSDGTIYYEVVPKDVFEKILWIDSDRLGFMINTVTEEALEREKQVVKNEKRERVDNVPYGHTNQIIRSNLYPPEHPYNWTVIGSLPDLQAATIDDVKEFYEQYYGAGNASLVIAGDIEITRTKELVQKWFGEIRKGPDVEPIKPMPVHLEKSKILYFEDNFATLPELHMEFPSVEEYHEDTYALGILGNLLGGSRRSPLYKIIVKERKLAPSISAYQSSSEIAGKFVFRVRADSDKDLDEVKAAIEEGLQRFEEEGFTDNELVKIKAKLETDLIQSVETVLDKAFTLIQDNEFKGDPGYIVEAARKTQSVTREDIMRVYQKYIKGKNYVMTNLVPKGKCILAVEGAEQASVWIEKVKPGIAHEIVGKGEEAHYEKTITRFDRSEPDFGELPLFKMPEIWTDRLDNGLRVYGIENNEIPLVVFTITLNGGHVLDPEGKSGVAELTAKLMMEGTVNRTSADLEEAIGMLGAEIEISSSYEETTITAKCLSRHFKATVALVEEIILEPRWDEAQYARLKREMVTKLKDREAEPRTIALLNFNTLVFGDKHIFSRPVSGILESAAHITLEDLKNYYNTLSPQEASFLISGAVTKDEVLKALRSLNKEWKVNVQYELPEYEIPKLAKGGIYFTDVPGSKQSVIFVGKLTVPGTDRNFNKLKYANEILGSVSSGTLTQILRHEKGYTYGAYSFLRETKEIVPFIAYSSVRSNATLASLKIFKEIIENYGHNFSENDVEITKNKILKRNTRAYESLSAKLDILHNISKYGYSLSYIEDAQNELMNMTLKDFKEVIARYLKEEEMIYLVVGDAATQLEEVNKLGKGNAILLDIYGNQRQQEVIENLQSAL is encoded by the coding sequence ATGTTTATTGGAATTACAACACAGTATACCGTGGTAATGAAAAAGATATCGCTCCTGTTATGCATTGTCCTTATTTTATCCTGCACCGGTTTTCAGAAAAAAGAGTTTGGTATCAGGTATGAAAAGTTCACGCTTGAAAACGGTCTGGAGGTTATTTTGCATGAAGATCACTCTGATCCGATTGTTGCAGTTGCTACCTTGATTCATGTCGGTTCCAGTCGGGAAAAACTCGGTAAAACCGGTTTTGCGCATTTCTTTGAACATATGGCATTCCATGATTCAGAAAATGTTCCAATTGGAGCAAATCGAAAACTTATTACCGAGTGGGGAGGGGCACGAAATGGTGGAACATGGTCTGACGGTACTATTTACTATGAGGTGGTACCTAAAGATGTTTTTGAGAAGATTCTCTGGATAGACTCTGATCGACTCGGATTTATGATCAATACGGTAACAGAGGAGGCCTTAGAGCGTGAAAAACAGGTTGTAAAAAACGAGAAGCGGGAACGTGTGGATAATGTTCCCTATGGACACACAAATCAGATCATACGTTCAAATTTATACCCTCCGGAGCATCCCTATAACTGGACGGTCATCGGCTCGCTGCCCGATCTGCAGGCAGCGACCATAGATGATGTAAAAGAATTTTATGAGCAGTATTATGGGGCGGGGAATGCTTCATTGGTAATAGCAGGAGATATAGAAATAACTCGTACAAAAGAATTAGTTCAGAAGTGGTTTGGTGAAATTCGTAAAGGACCGGATGTCGAGCCGATAAAACCAATGCCCGTTCATCTGGAGAAATCCAAGATACTCTATTTTGAAGACAATTTTGCAACATTACCTGAACTTCATATGGAATTTCCAAGTGTTGAAGAATATCATGAAGACACGTATGCACTCGGGATACTGGGCAATTTATTAGGCGGAAGCCGGAGGTCGCCTCTCTATAAAATTATTGTTAAAGAAAGAAAGCTGGCCCCCTCTATCAGTGCATACCAGAGCAGCAGTGAAATTGCAGGAAAATTTGTTTTCCGGGTACGTGCCGATTCCGACAAAGATCTGGATGAGGTGAAGGCGGCAATAGAAGAAGGGCTGCAGCGTTTTGAAGAAGAGGGTTTTACCGATAACGAATTGGTCAAGATCAAGGCGAAGCTTGAAACAGATCTGATTCAGAGTGTTGAGACGGTTTTAGATAAAGCCTTTACCCTGATTCAGGATAATGAATTTAAGGGCGATCCCGGCTATATTGTTGAAGCTGCCAGAAAAACACAATCAGTTACCCGTGAGGATATCATGCGGGTTTATCAGAAATACATCAAAGGCAAAAACTACGTTATGACAAACCTGGTCCCCAAAGGAAAATGCATATTGGCAGTAGAAGGGGCAGAACAGGCTTCTGTCTGGATAGAAAAAGTTAAACCTGGTATAGCTCATGAAATAGTTGGGAAAGGAGAAGAGGCCCACTATGAAAAAACTATCACCAGATTTGATCGGTCTGAACCTGATTTCGGGGAATTGCCCCTTTTTAAAATGCCTGAAATATGGACAGATAGATTAGATAATGGTTTACGGGTTTATGGTATAGAAAATAATGAAATTCCGCTTGTAGTATTTACAATAACTCTTAATGGCGGACACGTATTGGATCCGGAAGGTAAATCCGGTGTCGCGGAATTAACAGCAAAATTAATGATGGAAGGTACGGTAAACCGTACATCGGCGGATCTGGAAGAAGCGATTGGTATGCTCGGTGCAGAAATAGAGATATCAAGTTCATATGAAGAGACCACCATTACCGCAAAATGCCTGTCACGCCATTTTAAAGCTACCGTTGCACTTGTTGAAGAGATTATCCTCGAACCGCGATGGGACGAAGCTCAATATGCACGGTTAAAACGGGAAATGGTAACGAAATTAAAAGATCGTGAAGCAGAACCGAGAACAATTGCATTGTTAAATTTTAACACCTTGGTTTTTGGTGACAAACACATTTTCAGCAGACCGGTGTCAGGGATCCTTGAATCGGCGGCTCATATCACGTTAGAAGACTTAAAGAATTATTACAATACATTATCACCTCAGGAAGCCAGTTTTCTCATCTCTGGAGCAGTAACAAAAGATGAAGTTTTAAAAGCGTTACGTTCCTTAAATAAAGAATGGAAGGTGAATGTTCAATACGAATTACCAGAATATGAAATTCCAAAGCTTGCAAAAGGTGGGATATATTTCACAGATGTTCCGGGATCAAAGCAATCGGTCATCTTTGTCGGTAAACTCACCGTACCAGGGACTGATCGGAATTTTAACAAACTGAAGTATGCAAATGAAATTCTTGGTTCTGTATCCTCAGGTACATTAACTCAAATATTACGTCACGAAAAAGGATATACCTATGGAGCATATTCTTTTTTGCGTGAAACGAAAGAAATCGTTCCATTCATTGCTTATTCAAGCGTCAGATCAAATGCGACCCTGGCATCACTTAAAATTTTCAAGGAAATTATTGAGAATTACGGACATAATTTTTCTGAAAACGATGTTGAAATTACCAAAAACAAGATCTTAAAAAGGAATACGAGAGCCTACGAAAGCCTGTCGGCAAAACTCGATATTCTTCACAATATCAGCAAATACGGATATTCGCTTTCTTACATAGAAGATGCCCAGAACGAATTAATGAACATGACGTTAAAGGATTTTAAAGAAGTAATAGCGAGATATTTAAAAGAAGAGGAGATGATTTATTTAGTAGTCGGTGATGCCGCTACACAGTTAGAAGAGGTCAATAAACTGGGAAAAGGCAATGCGATACTCCTGGACATCTATGGCAACCAGAGGCAGCAGGAAGTAATTGAAAATCTCCAGTCTGCTCTCTGA
- a CDS encoding PilZ domain-containing protein, translating to MYEGIEKRKYERIENPFMVSFRIIPLVAKRTVDDNWDTVTIQDFGAGGVYFHYAEDIGIGELLDLKIGYPIITPIVHCVGKVVRVEESPSSFPFSIAIEFTAINSEEKEIIRNAIEEILERNNCKFNS from the coding sequence ATGTATGAAGGTATAGAAAAAAGAAAGTACGAAAGGATTGAAAATCCATTTATGGTAAGTTTCCGGATCATACCGCTTGTAGCAAAGAGAACGGTTGACGATAACTGGGATACCGTAACGATACAAGACTTTGGAGCCGGTGGTGTCTATTTTCATTATGCTGAAGATATAGGGATTGGCGAACTCCTTGACCTGAAAATAGGTTATCCCATAATTACCCCTATAGTACATTGCGTTGGAAAAGTAGTCCGTGTTGAAGAGTCCCCGTCATCCTTCCCATTCAGTATAGCGATAGAGTTTACGGCTATAAATTCAGAAGAAAAAGAGATCATCAGGAACGCAATCGAGGAAATTCTCGAAAGAAACAACTGCAAATTCAACTCGTAA
- a CDS encoding efflux RND transporter periplasmic adaptor subunit — MKSVILIRACLIFLILAAAAFFVLKTNFLWKRKPEEQFNRQNKEKKLKEIQNGRLGRKDKKREADARVLPVTDRKNSEKVPVEVSRVKKEDIEIYLPNNCALEPAKQVDIVAQISGLVKHITAEEGDSVESGHLLARLDEAESLLALKDAKVKKENAQRVYTWSLENFKENIVSRDEVEDNKFKFEIATVELEKRELEYEYTTIESPITGIIVERNIEEGDNVKKDQIVFKVADFKPILAKIYIPEKDLSRIENGQIARISSEFLPGIEFPGKVREISPVVDPESGTVKVTIEIADADGALKPGMFVSVSVIVGKNHDALVIPKKVLLLGSEADEVFVVRDFLILEIETGELSGLVIGDSAVCTGRKSRDTNSPDDGGSSVRGEIVDISRNQTNTKFSVTIEIADDSVRENGEFDTVSFYREPEVQVCRFNTVLFRIEHRAMKTKVTLGFRAENTVEVLSGLKEGERIISVGQNDIGQGTAVMILHEENDRL; from the coding sequence ATGAAAAGTGTGATTCTTATCAGGGCCTGCCTGATATTTCTTATCCTTGCAGCCGCAGCTTTTTTTGTCTTAAAGACAAATTTCCTGTGGAAGCGTAAACCGGAAGAGCAATTTAATAGACAGAATAAAGAAAAAAAGCTGAAAGAGATACAAAACGGTAGATTGGGCAGAAAAGATAAAAAAAGAGAAGCAGATGCCAGGGTATTGCCTGTAACAGACCGGAAGAATTCTGAAAAAGTGCCTGTGGAAGTAAGCAGGGTAAAAAAAGAGGATATAGAGATTTATTTACCTAATAATTGTGCACTTGAGCCGGCAAAACAGGTCGATATCGTAGCGCAAATATCCGGTTTGGTGAAACATATTACTGCAGAGGAGGGTGACTCTGTAGAATCGGGGCATCTGCTTGCAAGACTCGATGAAGCCGAATCCCTTTTAGCGTTGAAAGATGCAAAGGTAAAAAAAGAAAATGCACAGAGAGTTTATACCTGGTCACTTGAGAATTTCAAAGAAAATATTGTGAGCAGAGATGAAGTGGAAGATAACAAATTCAAGTTTGAAATTGCCACAGTGGAACTTGAAAAAAGGGAGTTAGAATATGAATATACAACAATTGAGTCTCCAATTACCGGTATTATTGTTGAGCGGAACATTGAAGAGGGCGACAATGTCAAAAAGGATCAAATTGTATTTAAGGTCGCAGACTTTAAACCTATTCTGGCTAAGATTTATATCCCTGAGAAAGACTTGAGCAGGATAGAAAATGGGCAAATTGCAAGAATTTCATCCGAATTCTTACCGGGTATAGAATTTCCAGGGAAGGTCAGGGAAATAAGCCCTGTTGTTGACCCTGAAAGTGGAACCGTAAAGGTCACTATCGAAATTGCGGATGCAGACGGTGCTCTGAAACCCGGGATGTTTGTCTCCGTCTCTGTTATTGTTGGGAAAAACCATGATGCCCTTGTGATCCCCAAAAAAGTATTGCTATTGGGATCAGAAGCGGACGAAGTCTTCGTTGTGAGAGATTTTCTCATATTGGAAATAGAAACTGGTGAATTAAGTGGATTGGTTATCGGTGACAGTGCCGTGTGCACAGGAAGAAAATCCCGGGATACGAACTCTCCGGATGATGGCGGATCCTCAGTGAGAGGGGAAATCGTGGATATTTCCAGGAATCAAACGAACACAAAATTTTCTGTTACGATAGAAATTGCTGATGACAGTGTTAGAGAAAATGGGGAATTTGATACCGTCTCTTTCTATCGGGAGCCGGAAGTTCAGGTATGCCGGTTTAATACTGTCCTTTTTCGTATTGAGCACAGGGCAATGAAAACGAAAGTAACCCTCGGCTTCAGGGCTGAGAATACTGTTGAGGTACTCTCCGGACTCAAAGAGGGAGAGAGAATTATTTCCGTCGGCCAGAACGATATTGGTCAAGGGACTGCCGTGATGATTCTCCATGAAGAAAATGATAGGTTATAA
- a CDS encoding efflux RND transporter permease subunit — MNISALAVKRPITTLMIILSALVIGGISLSRIPLVYLPEISGNSLQVQIPYQSSSPQEIEDLITLHVEDTFRTIKNVETIESTSTDVSSDITLEFKIGTDMDLATLEVRDKLEQVKSKLPDDIERIRIFRFKSGDLPVVEFSVSIRGEIRELYNIIENIITPRIQRIKGVANVDVRGIEQKQIFIDLDLEWLKALKIDTFELRKFLRENNINVSAGDISEGEIKYIVRTIGEFQNMEEIKDLPINEKGIRLSDVADIRYDIPQKKSYQRLNGRDAVKVQVMKSSEANMVSVAREVIEILDAFRIESKMQKLDIYVYRDRSQPIIERIESLRNAGLLGGVLVIFVLFFFLRNIRSALVITAAIPISVLCTFCFMFLLRKFFGSEITLNIISVSGLMLALGMIVDPAVVVLENIFRHRQENNLDLRSAAIVGGNEVGLAIIAATFTTICVFIPLIFLSQSRMGVFMHDFGLSICTALVASLFVSLTLIPLAASRFLKVPDSETSQGDNKVPGFKQKQNPVSRKYVPDLYTKFIKLTLRHRWITVGVATLIMVSAYYLYGQLETEVITSNIYREIHFNVETPENYSIEDARMLFEKLEGILREKKEELEIENLSSYFERNGGFLSIYFVGEDEAKRPVSSLSGEIKPLFPAIPGVQYNRAFRHSSGGRDVTLEIRGRNSGTLLRLAEDIKNRLAAIPYLEDVNTNLEKGKDEILVIIDRDKARMSGITSQRIAFGISGALGSRAVSKLEFADKEIDINLQLKEEDRKRLDQLKNLEFENAEKEEVTLNRVVDFERRRGPQAIARKDRKPIVVISAGYKNTGLEKIGKMITEKMEDFHLPAGYEWNLGEEFSRFESEQSETKFGLILAILLIYMIMASLFESFIHPLTILLTIPFAFTGVAIVFFLTDVPLDSLSRLGLLLLSGLVVNNAIILIDSVNRLRRGGMDRYTAILKGGRDRLRPILMTSFTTILGLLPMVLPIFIPTLFGPFEGRDKIWAPVGLVVVSGLITSTFLTLVLMPTIYSLIDDAGIRVKKLITIE, encoded by the coding sequence ATGAACATCTCTGCACTTGCCGTAAAACGGCCCATAACGACATTGATGATTATTTTAAGTGCGTTAGTCATTGGTGGTATATCATTGAGTCGGATACCCCTTGTTTATCTCCCTGAGATATCAGGAAATTCCCTGCAGGTGCAAATACCTTACCAATCCTCTTCTCCTCAGGAAATTGAAGACCTCATAACGCTTCACGTAGAAGACACTTTCAGAACAATAAAAAATGTTGAGACGATTGAATCAACTTCAACTGATGTGAGCTCAGACATTACGTTAGAGTTTAAGATAGGCACCGACATGGATCTTGCAACGTTGGAGGTACGAGATAAATTAGAGCAGGTAAAGAGCAAACTACCCGATGACATTGAAAGAATACGGATCTTTCGGTTTAAGTCGGGTGATCTGCCAGTTGTCGAATTCAGCGTATCGATACGTGGGGAAATCCGTGAACTTTACAATATAATTGAAAATATTATTACGCCGAGGATCCAAAGGATAAAGGGTGTAGCAAATGTAGATGTTCGGGGAATCGAACAGAAACAGATCTTTATTGATCTTGATCTTGAATGGCTCAAGGCTCTCAAGATAGATACCTTTGAACTGAGGAAGTTTCTCAGAGAGAACAACATAAATGTTTCGGCGGGTGATATCAGTGAAGGGGAAATAAAATATATTGTTCGTACAATTGGTGAGTTCCAGAATATGGAAGAGATAAAGGATTTACCGATTAATGAGAAGGGTATCAGGCTTTCTGATGTGGCTGATATCAGGTATGACATTCCGCAAAAAAAGAGTTATCAGAGACTAAATGGAAGAGATGCGGTAAAGGTACAGGTGATGAAATCCTCCGAAGCCAATATGGTATCAGTTGCAAGGGAGGTTATCGAGATCCTCGATGCGTTCAGGATAGAGTCGAAAATGCAAAAGCTGGATATTTATGTTTATCGTGATAGATCTCAACCTATTATAGAGAGAATTGAGAGCCTGAGGAACGCCGGATTACTTGGAGGGGTGCTGGTCATCTTTGTTCTTTTCTTCTTTCTCAGAAATATAAGAAGCGCGTTGGTTATAACAGCTGCCATACCCATCTCAGTATTATGCACATTCTGTTTCATGTTTTTGCTAAGAAAATTTTTTGGTTCCGAAATAACACTCAATATTATATCGGTTTCCGGCTTGATGCTGGCTTTAGGCATGATTGTAGATCCCGCCGTTGTCGTTCTTGAAAATATCTTTCGCCACAGGCAGGAAAATAACCTCGATTTAAGGAGTGCTGCCATAGTTGGGGGTAATGAGGTCGGGCTGGCGATTATTGCAGCAACATTTACAACAATATGTGTATTCATACCGTTGATCTTCCTTTCACAATCGAGAATGGGAGTCTTCATGCATGACTTTGGTTTATCAATTTGTACCGCATTGGTCGCGTCACTATTCGTATCCTTGACTTTAATACCATTGGCTGCGTCGAGATTCCTGAAAGTACCGGATTCGGAGACATCACAAGGAGACAACAAGGTTCCTGGTTTTAAACAGAAACAGAACCCAGTATCACGGAAATATGTACCCGATCTCTATACAAAATTCATCAAGCTGACTTTAAGACACAGGTGGATTACGGTTGGAGTTGCAACGCTCATTATGGTGTCAGCTTATTATTTGTATGGTCAGCTGGAAACAGAGGTCATTACAAGTAATATTTACCGAGAGATTCATTTCAATGTGGAGACTCCGGAGAACTACAGTATAGAAGATGCAAGAATGCTCTTTGAAAAGCTGGAAGGGATTCTTCGGGAGAAAAAAGAAGAACTGGAAATTGAAAATCTTTCGAGCTATTTTGAAAGAAACGGAGGTTTCCTTTCCATATATTTTGTTGGCGAGGATGAGGCGAAACGCCCGGTAAGTAGTTTATCAGGCGAAATAAAGCCTCTATTCCCTGCCATTCCCGGTGTTCAGTATAACAGGGCATTCCGGCACAGCAGTGGGGGGAGAGACGTTACTCTTGAAATCAGGGGGAGAAACAGCGGCACACTTTTGAGGTTAGCTGAGGATATCAAGAATCGGCTTGCGGCAATTCCTTATCTGGAGGATGTTAATACAAATCTGGAAAAAGGAAAGGATGAAATATTGGTGATAATTGATCGAGATAAGGCCCGGATGTCCGGTATAACTTCGCAGAGAATTGCTTTTGGTATTTCCGGAGCATTAGGGAGCAGGGCAGTGAGTAAGCTTGAATTTGCTGACAAGGAAATTGATATTAATTTACAACTGAAGGAGGAAGACCGAAAACGTCTGGATCAGTTGAAAAATCTTGAGTTTGAAAATGCCGAGAAAGAGGAAGTTACCTTGAATAGAGTTGTTGATTTCGAACGGAGGAGGGGTCCACAGGCAATTGCTCGAAAGGACCGGAAACCAATAGTCGTAATCTCGGCAGGTTATAAGAATACGGGACTTGAAAAGATCGGTAAAATGATAACGGAAAAGATGGAAGATTTTCACTTACCTGCCGGTTATGAATGGAATTTAGGTGAGGAATTCAGCCGGTTTGAAAGTGAGCAGTCAGAAACAAAGTTTGGTTTGATTCTTGCCATACTTCTGATTTACATGATAATGGCATCACTCTTTGAATCTTTTATTCATCCACTAACCATTCTGCTGACAATCCCGTTTGCATTTACGGGTGTTGCGATAGTGTTTTTTCTCACAGATGTGCCTCTTGACAGCCTTTCCCGTCTTGGCCTGTTACTCTTGAGTGGTTTAGTGGTGAACAACGCAATTATCCTTATTGACTCTGTTAATCGCTTGCGAAGGGGTGGCATGGATAGATACACCGCCATTCTCAAGGGAGGGAGAGATCGATTAAGGCCAATACTTATGACCTCTTTTACAACTATTCTGGGTCTGTTGCCGATGGTTCTGCCGATCTTCATCCCTACATTATTCGGACCGTTTGAAGGAAGAGACAAGATTTGGGCACCGGTTGGGCTGGTCGTTGTTTCCGGTCTGATTACCTCTACTTTCTTAACACTCGTACTTATGCCTACAATATATTCTTTGATAGATGATGCGGGAATACGGGTGAAGAAATTAATCACTATCGAATAA
- a CDS encoding efflux RND transporter permease subunit: MKIVEFATNRRVTVVMLMSTLVVFGLISFERLPINLLPDISYPTLTVRTKYPGAAPSEIENLLSKPIENAVSVVSNVVRVSSRSRPDVSEVVIEFLWKTNMDFASMDIREKLDMVDLPDSAERPILLRFDPSLDPIMRISLYGDDDLVTLRILAEEEVEPSLEGLSAEGGVMGSKAIRGVAAVEISGGLEEEIHVELEEARLANLGIPISTVIRRLGEENINLTAGNIKEGEIEYIVRTFNEFQKVEDIRDIIVDLKNRIPIRVSDIGNVRKGHKERKVITRVNGRESVEIAIHKEADANTVTVARLVKERLKEIEKRLSRYSKSIRLEIIFDQSRFIERSIREVIFTALWGGCLAIIILLMFLKSMKSTLIISLTIPLSVTATFFFMFISGVSLNVMSLGGLALGMGMLVDNSIVVLESIDRYHRQGCSEIDAANKGASEVGGAVIASTLTTVCVFIPIIFVKGIAGQLFNDQALTVAYSLIISLLVAMTLIPMLSSLRMRKKEGVTVKEQNSPDTPFPKPSKILYVSLYPLFITFDIVFSAVTRVYPRILSFALSSKSLIITVAFITVVGAWYLSGNLGKELIPELSQGAFTITIEKPTGTPLSGTLETVKKIEKIAGGESKIETMHTITGSSGQVGGSVAEERENIGEVNISLWKKSERGVEKEIIADLRQKLKLLPAVDYKFSRPAYFTYATPIEIEIKGYNLDTLRKLSKIVSDSLKEIKGITDVKSTIEGGIPEIQIVFNRQKLTRLGLDSNTVATIIRDNVLGNVSTEFSKRDRKVDVRVRVRKKDINSVENLRNFVINPEGERPVSLASISEIKIEEGPGEIRRIDQERVVLVSANLLGRDLRSVVSDIERMIDDLRIPSGFEVSVSGQNREMLVAFSSMVFAIILAVFLVYIVMASQFESLLHPFVIMVTIPFALVGVVFALWITSQPVSILVLVGVVMLAGIVVNNAIVLIDCINTRRKEGMPRREAILEGGKIRLRPILMTTTTTVLGLLPLALGLGEGAELRVPMGITVIGGLLFSTLLTLILVPVVYDIVEKIKESVRA, translated from the coding sequence TTGAAGATAGTTGAATTTGCAACAAATAGACGAGTTACCGTAGTAATGCTCATGTCCACATTGGTCGTTTTCGGGTTGATATCTTTTGAACGACTACCCATCAATCTCTTACCGGATATCTCTTATCCTACATTAACGGTTCGAACCAAATACCCTGGTGCAGCGCCAAGTGAAATTGAAAATTTACTCTCAAAACCGATTGAGAATGCGGTAAGTGTGGTTTCGAATGTAGTACGCGTCAGTTCCCGTTCACGTCCTGATGTCTCTGAAGTTGTTATTGAATTTCTCTGGAAGACCAACATGGATTTTGCATCTATGGACATACGCGAGAAATTAGACATGGTAGATCTCCCCGACAGCGCCGAACGGCCAATCCTGTTACGGTTTGATCCCTCCCTTGATCCCATTATGAGAATATCTCTCTATGGAGATGATGACCTTGTTACCCTTCGTATCCTGGCAGAAGAAGAGGTGGAACCTTCTCTTGAAGGTTTGTCAGCTGAAGGGGGCGTGATGGGTTCGAAAGCGATCAGGGGTGTAGCAGCAGTGGAGATAAGCGGCGGTTTAGAGGAGGAGATACATGTGGAGCTGGAAGAAGCGAGACTCGCAAACCTGGGAATACCAATCTCAACGGTCATCAGGAGGTTGGGAGAAGAGAATATTAATTTAACAGCCGGCAATATCAAGGAAGGTGAGATAGAGTACATCGTAAGAACATTTAATGAGTTCCAGAAGGTAGAAGATATAAGGGACATTATTGTCGATTTAAAAAACAGGATACCTATAAGGGTAAGCGATATTGGAAATGTAAGAAAAGGTCATAAAGAACGTAAAGTGATAACCCGGGTCAACGGCAGAGAAAGTGTAGAGATTGCAATCCACAAGGAGGCAGATGCAAATACCGTAACCGTTGCACGCCTGGTAAAAGAACGATTGAAAGAAATAGAAAAAAGGTTGAGCAGGTATTCAAAATCTATCAGATTAGAGATAATTTTTGATCAATCAAGATTTATTGAAAGATCAATCAGAGAGGTGATTTTTACCGCTCTGTGGGGCGGATGCCTAGCCATCATTATACTGCTCATGTTTCTGAAGAGTATGAAGAGCACACTCATTATCAGCCTGACAATTCCTCTATCAGTTACGGCTACCTTTTTCTTTATGTTTATATCCGGTGTGTCTCTGAATGTAATGTCATTGGGAGGATTGGCCCTGGGTATGGGAATGCTTGTTGATAACTCGATTGTTGTTCTCGAAAGCATCGACAGATACCATAGACAGGGGTGCAGCGAGATAGATGCTGCAAATAAAGGAGCAAGTGAGGTTGGCGGAGCAGTTATCGCGTCAACCCTTACAACGGTATGCGTTTTTATACCGATAATATTTGTTAAAGGGATAGCAGGTCAATTGTTTAACGACCAGGCGCTTACCGTAGCATATTCGCTCATCATCTCGTTACTTGTGGCAATGACCCTAATCCCGATGCTGTCTTCACTCAGGATGAGGAAAAAAGAAGGAGTAACGGTGAAAGAACAAAACAGTCCGGATACCCCTTTTCCAAAACCATCCAAAATTCTTTATGTATCTCTCTATCCGCTGTTTATTACATTTGATATTGTGTTTTCTGCAGTTACAAGGGTTTATCCGAGGATTCTCAGCTTTGCCTTATCATCTAAATCACTTATCATCACGGTTGCATTCATAACAGTTGTCGGGGCCTGGTACCTTTCAGGAAATTTAGGAAAAGAACTGATTCCTGAGCTGAGCCAGGGAGCATTTACTATTACTATTGAAAAGCCGACAGGGACGCCTCTTTCTGGCACCCTTGAAACAGTTAAGAAAATAGAAAAAATTGCTGGTGGCGAATCAAAGATAGAGACGATGCACACTATTACGGGTTCCTCAGGCCAGGTAGGTGGAAGTGTGGCAGAAGAGAGGGAAAATATCGGTGAAGTTAACATCAGTTTGTGGAAGAAGTCTGAACGCGGAGTTGAAAAAGAGATTATTGCCGATTTAAGGCAAAAGCTGAAACTGTTACCGGCAGTTGATTATAAGTTTTCACGGCCAGCATATTTCACCTATGCTACACCCATTGAAATAGAAATAAAGGGATACAATCTTGATACCCTCAGGAAATTATCTAAAATCGTGAGTGACAGCTTGAAGGAAATAAAGGGTATCACTGATGTAAAATCTACCATTGAGGGTGGAATTCCTGAGATTCAGATTGTCTTTAACAGACAAAAGCTTACCCGGCTTGGTTTAGATTCGAATACCGTCGCAACAATAATTCGTGACAATGTTCTGGGGAATGTGAGTACAGAATTTTCTAAGAGAGATAGAAAAGTTGATGTGCGGGTTCGCGTAAGAAAGAAAGACATTAACAGTGTCGAGAATTTGAGAAACTTTGTGATTAATCCAGAAGGGGAAAGACCTGTTTCCCTGGCTTCGATTTCGGAGATAAAGATCGAGGAAGGGCCGGGAGAAATCAGACGTATCGACCAGGAACGGGTAGTGTTGGTTTCGGCAAATTTGCTGGGAAGAGATTTGCGCAGCGTAGTCAGCGACATAGAGAGAATGATTGATGACCTCAGAATACCAAGTGGTTTTGAAGTTTCGGTCAGCGGACAAAACCGGGAGATGCTTGTTGCATTTTCAAGCATGGTTTTTGCCATAATTCTGGCGGTTTTTTTAGTTTATATCGTGATGGCATCTCAATTTGAATCGTTACTCCACCCTTTTGTGATAATGGTTACGATACCTTTTGCGCTCGTTGGAGTAGTTTTCGCCTTGTGGATAACTTCTCAACCTGTGAGCATCCTTGTCTTGGTAGGGGTTGTCATGCTTGCAGGGATTGTCGTAAACAATGCAATCGTCCTTATTGATTGCATAAACACCCGCCGCAAGGAGGGAATGCCGAGACGTGAAGCAATTCTTGAAGGCGGCAAAATACGGCTCCGCCCGATTTTAATGACTACCACCACCACAGTCCTCGGACTTCTCCCCCTGGCTCTTGGCCTGGGAGAGGGTGCGGAATTAAGAGTACCAATGGGGATTACCGTCATTGGCGGATTACTTTTTTCCACGCTGTTGACGTTAATTTTAGTACCGGTAGTATACGATATTGTTGAAAAGATAAAAGAGTCTGTAAGGGCCTGA